The following coding sequences are from one Paramormyrops kingsleyae isolate MSU_618 chromosome 21, PKINGS_0.4, whole genome shotgun sequence window:
- the LOC111841012 gene encoding protein Niban 1-like translates to MGTSSSSLLDENRSNYIRGQTEAKLKNFSPHYRRQYLVTFFSQVQDEVEQHKTGQPQLLKQREAPKESEVIYKETVLHFDDTRKWKERLVVVRADYSLECHDSNETFTKGAPPRYKLQPTGGTVLTSEEKYMAVVDKAFPDPNSTKEEPAAPLVAVPGPFPVYLQLPYCKHAYFCFDQEDRRAPFVSVLNDCIRHQNHDFLKKTTCEVQAFVKAVQLHRQEKGHYESWNMLIGSDVQVLANLVMEELVPALQSEIVPRLKGKKMERKRVWFATVEAAYLLVQEQLSEGLASLKEECSSDAKKQEAQIRENMDQIVNSKNFLAGKLEATVSEAVRKFSAESVQPYLASILEELMGPISLGFQEARLQCERAMDQLCQEVQEKGAPADLKAALDKLGREGLQDCHQHLDVLTVQLQELRNRFKFSNVTRLVHCALIDIQQLMENAAYTFEILLRAALKGNPANPALDIEKVKHRVLKQYDYDSSTVRKRIFQEALVDVTLPAIQRNLAPTYKLELQKFDQYIFADCTNFIQVENVYEDILLQILEGEISKVVKEAAKMKKHNLFVDSTDHPFVSQGSLSDSRTPPTSSPASPAKTATSQRPTSPLLGNGGPVSQQQGVTPISAKEAEAETPGPALDAEGPAPSSEVTAQAEHVVEHIAALSLNCAGTGTDGMVEDRLMATAQQQVTDRAVYLRCPTEIKESSIVCMDGSVGAEDGTVMADPVKVKDSGSVPLSATNSGSGVNDSLPGKDSTVFESELEIRESTEESSPEVKDSDKTPQEGLEDNAGVHPKPSLESGTIHHVPCVEEESGTVHHVPCVEEESGTVHHVPCVEDESGTVHHVPCVEEESGTVHHAPCVEEESGTVHHAEKESEVVPASTECVTDLFTTPAVESNSEVSGDASKEVTGHLASCIMNTGDSGGTALVSQDADTAGSNGVSGTTDQGLQAGTPAVASHSEVEPAGGAHDPSKANVSTDDSSDPVEEELPLDSIKDIRDLVVEIIEVEELVQRNPDNDQV, encoded by the exons ATGGGCACGTCTTCCTCCAGTCTCCTGGATGAAAACAGATCCAACTACATCAGAG GCCAGACAGAGGCCAAGCTGAAGAACTTCAGCCCTCACTACAGGCGTCAGTACCTGGTGACCTTCTTCTCCCAGGTGCAGGATGAGGTGGAGCAGCACAAGACGGGCCAGCCGCAGCTCCTGAAGCAGCGG GAAGCCCCAAAGGAATCTGAGGTCATCTATAAGGAGACCGTGCTGCACTTTGATGACACCAGGAAGTGGAAGGAGAGGCTTGTGGTGGTGCGAGCCGACTACAGCCTCGAGTGCCACGACAGTAATGAG ACCTTCACAAAAGGTGCTCCCCCGCGATACAAACTCCAGCCAACAGGAGGCACTGTTCTGACATCGGAAGAGAAATATATGGCCGTGGTGGACAAGGCCTTCCCTGACCCCAACA GCACCAAGGAGGAACCAGCTGCTCCCCTGGTGGCTGTGCCCGGCCCGTTCCCCGTCTACCTGCAGCTGCCTTACTGCAAACACGCCTATTTCTGCTTCGACCAGGAGGACCGCCGGGCGCCCTTTGTGTCCGTGCTCAACGACTGCATCCGACACCAGAACCACG ACTTCCTGAAGAAGACAACGTGTGAAGTCCAGGCCTTTGTGAAAGCAGTCCAACTGCACAGACAGGAGAAGGGTCACTATGAATCATGGAATATGCTGATTGGCAGCGATGTGCAG GTGCTGGCCAACCTGGTGATGGAGGAGCTGGTGCCCGCGCTGCAGAGTGAGATAGTGCCTCGGCTGAAGGGAAAGAAGATGGAGAGGAAGAGAGTGTGGTTTGCG ACAGTGGAAGCGGCCTACCTTCTGGTCCAGGAGCAGCTGTCAGAGGGTCTGGCCTCCCTGAAGGAGGAGTGCTCCTCTGATGCCAAAAAACAGGAGGCCCAAATTCGTGAGAATATGGACCAGATTGTCAACTCCAAAAACTTCCTGGCTGGCAAGCTGGAAG CCACGGTGTCGGAAGCGGTGCGGAAGTTCAGCGCCGAGAGCGTGCAGCCGTACCTAGCATCCATCCTGGAGGAGCTGATGGGTCCTATCAGCCTTGGCTTTCAGGAGGCACGTCTGCAGTGTGAGAGGGCAATGGACCAGCTCTGCCAGGAAGTTCAGGAGAAGGGGGCTCCTGCAGACCTAAAAGCG GCCCTGGATAAACTGGGGAGGGAAGGACTGCAGGACTGTCACCAGCACTTGGATGTCCTCACAGTGCAACTCCAGGAACTCCGTAACCGCTTTAAGTTCTCCAATGTCACACGCCTGGTGCACTGTGCCCTGATTGACATACAACAG CTGATGGAAAATGCAGCGTACACCTTCGAGATCCTGCTGAGAGCTGCTCTTAAGGGCAACCCGGCCAATCCTGCCTTGGATATAGAGAAAGTCAAACACAGGGTTCTGAAG CAATACGACTATGACAGTAGTACAGTGAGGAAGAGGATCTTCCAGGAGGCCCTGGTGGACGTCACCCTGCCTGCCATCCAGAGGAATTTGGCCCCTACTTACAAACTG GAGCTGCAAAAGTTTGATCAGTACATCTTTGCCGACTGTACAAATTTCATACAAGTGGAAAATGTCTATGAGGACATTCTCCTGCAAATTCTTGAGGGTGAAATAAGCAAAG TGGTGAAGGAGGCAGCTAAAATGAAGAAGCACAACCTGTTTGTGGACAGCACTGACCACCCCTTCGTCAGTCAGGGTAGCCTGAGTGACAGTCGCACTCCTCCCACGTCGTCCCCCGCCAGTCCAGCTAAAACAGCCACCTCACAAAGACCCACATCGCCGCTCCTGGGAAACGGGGGGCCTGTGAGCCAACAGCAGGGGGTTACGCCAATCTCAGCCAAAGAGGCCGAGGCAGAGACTCCAGGCCCCGCCCTGGATGCTgaaggccccgcccccagctcTGAGGTCACTGCCCAAGCAGAACATGTGGTGGAACACATTGCAGCACTCAGCCTAAACTGTGCTGGAACTGGTACAGATGGGATGGTAGAGGACAGGCTGATGGCTACAGCCCAGCAGCAGGTGACAGACAGAGCGGTCTACCTTAGGTGTCCAACAGAGATTAAGGAAAGCAGCATCGTATGCATGGATGGATCTGTAGGAGCAGAAGATGGTACCGTCATGGCTGACCCTGTCAAGGTTAAAGACAGTGGCTCAGTTCCCCTTAGTGCGACAAACAGTGGTTCAGGAGTCAACGATTCCCTGCCTGGAAAAGACAGCACTGTATTCGAGTCTGAACTGGAAATAAGAGAAAGTACTGAGGAATCCTCTCCAGAGGTAAAAGACAGTGATAAAACACCCCAAGAAGGGCTGGAAGACAATGCTGGAGTTCATCCTAAACCCTCTCTGGAGAGTGGTACAATCCATCATGTACCCTGTGTGGAGGAGGAGAGTGGTACAGTCCATCATGTACCCTGTGTGGAGGAGGAGAGTGGTACAGTCCATCATGTACCCTGTGTGGAGGACGAGAGTGGTACAGTACATCATGTACCCTGTGTGGAGGAGGAGAGTGGTACAGTCCATCATGCACCCTGTGTGGAGGAGGAGAGTGGTACAGTCCATCATGCAGAGAAAGAGAGTGAGGTGGTCCCAGCCTCCACAGAGTGTGTGACAGATCTTTTTACCACTCCGGCTGTGGAATCAAATTCAGAAGTCAGCGGTGATGCCAGCAAAGAGGTCACAGGTCACCTGGCTTCTTGCATCATGAACACTGGAGATTCTGGAGGAACAGCTCTGGTTTCCCAAGATGCCGACACTGCCGGGAGCAACGGCGTGTCAGGCACGACTGACCAAGGATTGCAGGCAGGAACGCCAGCCGTCGCATCCCATTCAGAAGTggagccagcagggggcgcccatgATCCATCCAAGGCAAACGTTTCTACCGACGACAGCTCTGATCCTGTCGAGGAGGAGCTGCCCCTGGACAGCATCAAAGATATCAGAGATTTGGTGGTGGAGATAATCGAGGTGGAAGAGTTAGTGCAGAGAAACCCAGACAATGACCAGGTGTAG